A genomic segment from Tuwongella immobilis encodes:
- a CDS encoding glycosyltransferase family 2 protein, whose translation MGLPASVLETTPSILPMPRPRLAVDAPALSVVIVNFRQWANTAQLTQQLRQAQSVQQDRAEVVIVDNHSPAHAWMRRMRRWSGVSLRRFGRNRGFARAVNEGCRLGRGEWVLLLNPDMRVEPGFLDRVMELMQSLEQSSPQVGIVGFRLRHDDGSLQASAGQFPTLRSTLLGLCRSRKTRKCQPVDGNQRREVAWLTGCCLLIRRTCLEQLGGFDESYFLYYEDVDFCQRARQLGWSVVYDPSLEAVHFSPLHLRAVPPPLRLMTRHALLTYSEKHWSKWQTHLLGRIIRLEAWYRGILARTKQQPDAAEAYQRLGMLARELMQGQPQEARRHIRWAARQLETAALADDR comes from the coding sequence ATGGGCCTGCCCGCGTCGGTACTCGAAACCACTCCGTCGATTCTTCCGATGCCCCGTCCGCGGCTGGCAGTCGATGCCCCCGCTCTCTCGGTGGTGATCGTCAATTTTCGCCAGTGGGCCAACACCGCACAACTCACGCAGCAACTTCGCCAAGCTCAATCCGTGCAACAGGATCGGGCCGAGGTTGTGATTGTTGACAATCATTCGCCCGCCCATGCGTGGATGCGACGCATGCGACGCTGGTCCGGCGTCTCGTTGCGGCGATTCGGACGCAATCGGGGATTTGCTCGCGCGGTCAACGAAGGGTGTCGATTGGGTCGCGGCGAATGGGTGCTGCTGCTCAATCCGGACATGCGAGTCGAACCCGGCTTCCTCGACCGCGTCATGGAACTCATGCAATCACTGGAGCAATCCTCACCGCAAGTCGGGATCGTCGGCTTCCGATTGCGACACGATGATGGGTCGCTCCAAGCCTCTGCGGGTCAATTCCCCACACTGCGCAGCACACTATTGGGATTGTGCCGCTCACGCAAGACACGCAAATGCCAACCTGTGGATGGCAACCAACGGCGCGAAGTGGCTTGGCTCACCGGATGCTGCCTGCTGATTCGACGCACCTGCCTGGAACAGTTGGGCGGATTCGACGAATCGTATTTTCTCTATTACGAAGATGTCGATTTCTGCCAACGCGCCCGGCAACTCGGCTGGTCGGTCGTCTACGATCCCTCGTTGGAAGCCGTTCATTTTTCCCCGCTCCATCTCCGGGCCGTACCGCCGCCGTTGCGACTCATGACCCGCCATGCCTTGCTCACGTATTCCGAAAAACATTGGAGCAAATGGCAAACGCATCTCCTGGGCCGCATCATCCGACTCGAAGCCTGGTATCGCGGCATCCTCGCCCGCACCAAACAGCAGCCCGACGCCGCCGAAGCATACCAACGCCTCGGAATGTTAGCACGCGAATTGATGCAGGGGCAACCGCAGGAAGCCCGTCGCCATATTCGTTGGGCCGCACGACAATTGGAGACGGCGGCGCTGGCCGATGATCGCTAA
- a CDS encoding DUF1559 family PulG-like putative transporter — protein sequence MMTGKRRSGLTLVEVLVAIAVVVVGIGLLLPVSRNVRDASGRMQCSNHLGQLLLAMHQYEDTHRQPAIESANVPSWAAPVGFPTGCFGPGSQPEDRLSWMVAILPYLEQESLYRAIDPEAGYFGNFATVEVPIPILQCRSRDRSPSAKHVTHYVAMAGLGADAATHPARTPTNGWMGYDRITTRELISDGTSNTIALVETASDLGPWARGGQSTLRGYVGIPALYHQIGHASFVHSNGLIVGMGDGSIRTISHDIAPERLAAAMTIAGDELVFLE from the coding sequence ATGATGACGGGCAAGCGACGATCTGGGTTGACGCTGGTCGAAGTCTTAGTAGCCATCGCTGTGGTTGTCGTGGGCATCGGCCTGTTGTTGCCCGTGTCCCGGAATGTCCGCGATGCATCCGGGCGGATGCAGTGTAGTAACCACCTCGGTCAACTCCTTCTGGCAATGCACCAATACGAAGACACGCATCGCCAACCGGCAATCGAATCCGCGAATGTTCCTTCGTGGGCCGCACCGGTGGGATTCCCGACGGGTTGTTTCGGCCCCGGCAGTCAACCCGAGGATCGCCTGAGCTGGATGGTGGCGATTCTGCCGTATTTGGAACAAGAATCGCTTTACCGTGCGATTGATCCGGAGGCGGGGTATTTCGGAAATTTCGCCACGGTCGAGGTGCCGATCCCGATTTTGCAATGTCGAAGCCGAGACCGTTCGCCTTCCGCAAAACATGTGACCCATTATGTCGCCATGGCCGGACTCGGGGCAGATGCGGCGACTCACCCCGCCCGAACGCCGACCAACGGATGGATGGGATACGACCGGATCACCACCCGGGAACTGATTTCGGATGGGACATCCAACACGATCGCCCTGGTTGAGACCGCTTCCGATCTTGGCCCCTGGGCGCGCGGTGGACAGTCGACGCTCCGTGGATATGTCGGAATCCCGGCATTATATCATCAGATTGGCCACGCATCGTTCGTTCACTCCAATGGACTGATTGTTGGAATGGGCGATGGCTCGATCCGAACCATATCGCATGACATTGCCCCAGAACGACTTGCGGCGGCTATGACCATTGCCGGAGATGAACTGGTGTTTTTGGAGTAA
- a CDS encoding ATP-dependent Clp protease ATP-binding subunit — translation MYERFTDRARKVMQLANQEAQRFNHEYIGTEHILLGLVKEGSGVAANVLKNLDIDLRKIRLEVEKIVQTGPGSDMVTMGKLPHTPRAKKVIDYSIEEARNLNHNYVGTEHLLLGLLREQEGVAAQVLMNLGLKLEDVREEVLTLLGHNMPDSSESSGGGAERSASKSKSKTPALDSFGRDLTELARQGKLDPVIGRANEIERVVQVLSRRTKNNPVLLGEAGVGKTAIVEGLAQLVIDSNVPELLRDRRIVVLDLAMMVAGTKYRGQFEERIKAVMNEVRRAKNTILFIDELHTLVGAGGAEGAIDASNVLKPALARGEIQCIGATTLDEYRKYIEKDAALARRFQEVIVNPPSKDEAIEILKGLRDRYESHHRVQISDDALRSAVELSDRYISGRCLPDKAIDVIDEAGARVRLKGMTRPPDLKEIDEEIERLNQEKEQAVSEQDFEKAAHLRDQAEKAKKRKEQLQREWREKAKENEGVVDEEVIAEVVSKMTGVPLKRLEDNETQRLLQMEDELHRTVVSQHEAITAVSKYVRKSRAGLKDPRRPIGSFIFAGPTGVGKTLLAKKLAQFMFGDENAMVQIDMSEYMEKHNVSRLLGAPPGYIGYEEGGQLTEKIRRRPYSIVLLDEIEKAHPDVWNMLLQIMEEGRLTDSVGRTVDFKNTILIMTTNIGADQIIGRPSITDILRPRNEEASYERMKDVLRDELHRNFRPEFINRVDDIIVFRPLTRTDLTHVIDIELAKVSKRLAEKNLKLVLTDEAKELLINKGTSLEFGARPLRRAIENLLEDPLSEELLRGNFAGKDIVTAKVIEVDGDKRISLEATNKPEAELVEAAPAAQPSEGGDAAK, via the coding sequence ATGTATGAACGCTTTACAGACCGTGCCCGCAAAGTGATGCAGCTAGCCAATCAGGAGGCTCAGCGGTTCAATCACGAATACATCGGCACGGAGCATATCCTGCTGGGGCTGGTCAAAGAAGGGTCCGGGGTCGCGGCCAACGTCCTGAAAAATTTGGACATCGACCTGCGTAAAATCCGGTTGGAAGTGGAAAAGATCGTCCAAACCGGCCCTGGCTCGGACATGGTGACCATGGGGAAACTTCCCCACACCCCCCGTGCCAAAAAGGTGATCGATTATTCGATCGAAGAAGCTCGGAACCTGAACCACAATTATGTGGGCACTGAGCACCTGCTCCTGGGTCTGCTCCGGGAACAGGAAGGAGTCGCTGCCCAAGTTCTGATGAACCTGGGACTGAAGCTGGAAGACGTTCGAGAAGAAGTCTTGACTCTACTGGGGCACAACATGCCAGACTCGAGCGAAAGCAGCGGCGGCGGGGCCGAACGCTCCGCAAGCAAGAGCAAGTCCAAGACGCCCGCGCTCGATTCCTTTGGCCGCGACCTGACCGAACTCGCCCGTCAGGGCAAGCTCGACCCGGTGATCGGCCGAGCGAACGAAATCGAACGCGTCGTGCAAGTGCTCAGCCGCCGCACCAAGAATAACCCGGTGCTGCTGGGGGAAGCCGGCGTTGGCAAAACCGCCATCGTCGAAGGCTTGGCCCAATTGGTGATCGATAGCAATGTCCCGGAATTGCTCCGCGATCGCCGCATCGTCGTGCTCGACTTGGCCATGATGGTTGCCGGCACCAAATACCGCGGGCAGTTCGAAGAACGCATCAAAGCGGTCATGAACGAAGTCCGCCGGGCCAAAAACACCATCCTGTTCATCGACGAACTGCACACGCTGGTCGGTGCCGGTGGGGCCGAAGGCGCAATCGACGCCTCCAACGTCCTCAAGCCCGCATTGGCCCGTGGCGAAATTCAGTGCATCGGTGCGACCACGCTCGATGAATACCGCAAATACATCGAAAAAGACGCTGCACTCGCACGTCGGTTCCAAGAAGTGATTGTCAATCCGCCATCGAAAGATGAAGCGATTGAGATCCTCAAGGGGCTGCGAGACCGCTACGAATCGCACCATCGCGTGCAAATCAGCGATGATGCCCTTCGTTCGGCTGTCGAGCTTTCGGATCGGTATATCTCGGGTCGTTGCCTGCCGGACAAGGCGATCGACGTGATCGACGAAGCCGGTGCCCGGGTGCGACTCAAGGGGATGACTCGGCCGCCAGACCTCAAGGAAATCGACGAAGAAATCGAACGCCTGAACCAAGAAAAGGAACAGGCCGTTTCCGAACAGGACTTCGAGAAGGCCGCCCACCTGCGTGACCAAGCCGAGAAGGCCAAAAAACGCAAGGAACAACTCCAACGGGAATGGCGCGAGAAGGCCAAGGAAAACGAAGGCGTTGTCGACGAAGAAGTGATCGCCGAGGTCGTCAGCAAGATGACCGGTGTGCCGCTGAAGCGTCTGGAAGACAACGAAACCCAACGATTGCTCCAGATGGAAGACGAGCTGCACCGCACCGTCGTCAGCCAGCATGAAGCGATCACCGCGGTGTCGAAGTACGTTCGCAAGAGCCGCGCGGGCCTCAAAGATCCGCGTCGCCCCATCGGGTCGTTCATCTTCGCTGGCCCCACCGGCGTCGGTAAGACGTTGCTGGCCAAGAAGTTGGCGCAATTCATGTTCGGCGACGAGAACGCCATGGTGCAAATCGACATGTCGGAGTACATGGAGAAGCACAACGTCTCGCGCCTGCTGGGTGCCCCGCCGGGCTACATCGGCTACGAAGAAGGCGGTCAGCTCACCGAGAAGATCCGCCGCCGACCGTACTCGATCGTTCTGCTGGACGAAATCGAAAAGGCCCACCCCGACGTCTGGAACATGCTGCTCCAGATCATGGAAGAAGGCCGGCTCACCGACAGCGTCGGCCGTACCGTCGACTTCAAGAATACCATTCTGATCATGACCACCAACATTGGTGCGGATCAGATCATTGGACGGCCGAGCATCACCGACATCCTGCGTCCTCGCAACGAAGAAGCGAGCTACGAACGGATGAAGGACGTGCTCCGCGATGAACTCCATCGGAACTTCCGACCGGAATTCATCAACCGTGTCGATGACATCATCGTCTTCCGGCCGCTGACCCGCACCGATTTGACGCATGTGATCGACATCGAACTGGCCAAGGTTTCCAAGCGGCTGGCGGAGAAGAACCTCAAGCTGGTTCTCACCGACGAAGCCAAGGAACTGCTCATCAACAAGGGCACCAGCTTGGAATTCGGGGCACGGCCGTTACGCCGAGCCATCGAAAATCTGTTGGAAGATCCGCTCTCCGAAGAATTGCTGCGAGGCAATTTCGCTGGCAAAGACATCGTCACCGCCAAGGTGATCGAAGTCGATGGCGATAAGCGGATATCGTTGGAAGCGACCAACAAGCCCGAAGCGGAATTGGTCGAAGCAGCCCCAGCGGCTCAGCCCAGCGAAGGCGGCGACGCGGCGAAGTGA
- a CDS encoding DUF2306 domain-containing protein, with protein MSRMSLNGLLRMLTVLVILRVLVLTLTNYPDYFPANFDSLFLQGREQTFFGWYAVAFYLHIITAPLVLVSGLILLSEQVLRRARRLHRLLGWAHAAVLLALMLPSAAVMSRHAFSGWMAGISFMLLSVLTALCTILGIIRASQRQYAAHRRWMLRSYVLICSAVTLRLISGTMSLFDGFSPELAYQIAAWSSWLIPLSLLVATERWHGMRRSLLP; from the coding sequence ATGTCCCGCATGAGCCTCAACGGGTTGCTTCGCATGCTCACCGTTTTGGTGATTCTGCGGGTTCTTGTGCTGACACTCACAAACTACCCGGATTATTTTCCAGCGAACTTTGACTCGTTATTTTTACAGGGGCGTGAGCAAACTTTTTTCGGATGGTATGCGGTTGCCTTTTATCTTCACATTATCACGGCACCGCTGGTTCTGGTGTCGGGATTAATCCTGCTCAGCGAACAGGTGCTTCGCCGGGCGAGGCGATTGCATCGATTGTTGGGCTGGGCACATGCGGCGGTTCTGTTGGCATTGATGCTGCCCAGCGCGGCGGTAATGTCACGTCACGCCTTCAGCGGCTGGATGGCGGGCATCAGCTTCATGCTTCTGTCCGTGCTGACGGCGCTCTGCACGATCCTGGGAATCATTCGAGCGTCTCAGCGACAGTACGCGGCCCATCGTCGTTGGATGCTTCGATCGTATGTCCTGATTTGTTCAGCGGTTACGCTTCGACTCATCTCAGGAACCATGAGCCTATTTGACGGTTTCTCTCCGGAGCTGGCGTACCAGATTGCCGCCTGGTCCAGTTGGCTAATCCCCTTGAGCCTGCTGGTTGCGACCGAACGCTGGCACGGAATGCGGCGATCGCTCCTTCCATAA
- a CDS encoding glycosyltransferase family 2 protein, with translation MIANHSPAFAVVIPSHRRVDLLERCLQSLARHAPADCEILVVDDGSPQAIVSQLVTQFPGVRILRNDRPLGFCRAANRGIQATSAPIVHLLNDDTKVQPEWHLAPLEAFSDLRVGSVASLLYYPTPNGDRIDSAGDAYHRGGYAIKSGHGEPLTEAWLQSRAVFGACGAAAWYRRTALEQTGLFPESFSAYFEDVDLAYRLHWAGFTVRYCPESRVLHWGGSSYGQVRMRPKLLRQQSENEEAVFWRNLPPHHKLRSLAWHFAVLAGKSLRRWREGTFAPFAMGRLRALLRLPAHLSHRQSLIHLPGAQESTSWPLLP, from the coding sequence ATGATCGCTAATCACTCGCCTGCCTTTGCGGTAGTGATCCCCAGTCACCGCCGCGTCGATCTGCTCGAACGCTGCCTGCAAAGTCTCGCACGGCATGCTCCCGCTGATTGTGAGATACTCGTTGTCGATGATGGATCGCCGCAAGCCATTGTCTCGCAACTGGTTACGCAATTCCCTGGTGTGCGGATTCTGCGAAATGATCGCCCCTTGGGATTTTGCCGCGCCGCCAATCGGGGAATCCAAGCCACCTCTGCCCCAATTGTCCACCTCCTGAATGATGATACGAAAGTTCAACCAGAATGGCATCTCGCCCCACTCGAAGCGTTCTCGGATTTGCGCGTCGGATCGGTCGCATCTTTGCTCTATTATCCGACGCCGAATGGAGATCGCATCGATAGTGCCGGAGATGCCTACCACCGCGGCGGGTATGCCATCAAATCGGGGCATGGCGAACCGCTGACCGAGGCGTGGCTGCAATCGCGGGCGGTCTTCGGGGCTTGTGGCGCGGCAGCTTGGTATCGTCGGACAGCGCTGGAACAGACTGGATTATTCCCGGAATCGTTCTCAGCGTATTTTGAGGATGTCGATTTGGCGTATCGTCTGCATTGGGCAGGCTTTACGGTACGCTATTGCCCCGAATCGCGGGTGCTGCATTGGGGTGGCTCGTCGTATGGTCAGGTGCGAATGCGGCCCAAGTTGCTCCGACAGCAATCCGAAAATGAAGAGGCAGTCTTTTGGCGTAACTTGCCACCCCATCACAAGTTACGTTCGCTGGCGTGGCATTTCGCAGTCCTGGCGGGGAAATCACTCCGCCGATGGCGAGAAGGTACCTTCGCGCCGTTCGCCATGGGCCGACTGCGTGCCCTGTTGCGGCTCCCGGCCCACCTTTCGCATCGACAATCGCTGATTCATTTACCAGGCGCGCAGGAATCGACCAGTTGGCCATTGCTGCCGTAA
- a CDS encoding BaiN/RdsA family NAD(P)/FAD-dependent oxidoreductase — protein MSERPWDVLVLGGGAAGMMASIRAAEMGCRVLLIEKNKRPGVKILMSGGTRCNITHDCENRDIVTAFGPNGKFLHSALAALGTRQVVAFFEGEGVATKIEDTGKIFPVSDKAMDVLMALIHRMQRAGVTVATEESVQELTPLPEGGFTVVTSKGSYTARQVILTLGGQSYPGCGTRGDGYAIAQKLGHRIIPTRPALVPITVNTEWPGELRGITLPDVSVRVLEADKELSKRRSSLLFAHFGLSGPAALDVSRAISRHALPQSLNLEVDLLPNEKEPDIDKFLQTESLNSGKKQLAVVLATQLPRRLADAILSLLQMPADRKASGLAKADRQKLTQSIKRLRMPIRGTLGFEKAEVTAGGVALEEVDSRTMQSKIHPGLYLAGEILDVDGPIGGYNFQAAWSTGWLAGTRVAEQSRSLHDSLSRN, from the coding sequence ATGAGCGAACGACCGTGGGATGTGTTGGTGTTGGGTGGCGGAGCGGCGGGGATGATGGCCAGCATTCGCGCGGCAGAAATGGGCTGCCGCGTCCTGCTGATCGAAAAAAACAAGCGGCCCGGCGTGAAAATTCTGATGTCCGGCGGAACGCGCTGCAACATCACCCACGATTGTGAAAATCGGGACATTGTCACCGCCTTTGGCCCCAACGGCAAATTTCTGCATTCCGCGTTGGCGGCACTCGGCACCCGTCAGGTCGTCGCCTTTTTCGAGGGAGAAGGCGTCGCCACCAAAATCGAAGATACGGGCAAAATCTTCCCAGTATCGGATAAAGCCATGGACGTGCTGATGGCACTGATCCACCGCATGCAGCGGGCTGGCGTGACCGTGGCCACCGAAGAAAGCGTGCAGGAACTCACCCCCCTGCCCGAAGGCGGATTCACCGTCGTCACCAGCAAGGGAAGCTACACTGCGCGGCAGGTCATTCTCACCCTCGGCGGACAATCGTATCCCGGTTGCGGCACCCGCGGCGATGGCTATGCGATTGCCCAAAAACTCGGGCACCGAATCATCCCCACGCGCCCGGCCCTGGTGCCGATCACGGTGAATACCGAATGGCCCGGCGAGTTGCGCGGCATCACGCTGCCCGATGTCTCGGTGCGGGTCTTGGAAGCGGACAAGGAATTGTCCAAACGGCGATCGTCGCTGCTGTTCGCCCACTTCGGGCTGAGCGGGCCAGCGGCGTTGGATGTCAGCCGTGCGATCAGCCGCCACGCCCTGCCGCAATCGCTGAATCTGGAAGTCGATCTGCTGCCCAACGAGAAGGAACCCGACATCGACAAATTCCTTCAAACGGAATCGCTGAATTCCGGCAAGAAACAGTTGGCGGTGGTGCTGGCGACGCAACTTCCACGGCGGCTTGCGGATGCGATTCTGTCGCTGCTCCAAATGCCTGCGGATCGCAAAGCGAGCGGATTGGCCAAGGCCGATCGGCAGAAGCTGACGCAATCGATCAAACGGCTTCGCATGCCGATTCGCGGAACCCTAGGATTCGAGAAGGCCGAAGTGACGGCGGGCGGCGTCGCCTTGGAGGAAGTCGATTCGCGGACCATGCAAAGCAAGATTCACCCCGGACTGTATCTGGCGGGAGAGATCTTGGATGTCGATGGCCCGATTGGTGGGTACAATTTCCAGGCCGCCTGGAGCACCGGTTGGCTCGCCGGCACCCGCGTGGCCGAGCAATCCCGATCGCTCCACGATTCTCTCTCTCGGAATTAA
- a CDS encoding methyltransferase: protein MPRSALTKPTFDPTPIFEFARSSFATELLAAAVTHFAVFDTLAETGPISEAELGQRLGLQSRPLTVLLTMLRSMQLLDRDAEGRVQVTPIAHEHLRRGAEFDISEYLALSAELPSVKSLVERLRTNSPTGTKPDEKSAYIYRKGIDTSMEEERSARFLTMALAGRAKNCAPYLAEGMQLHSAERLLDVAGGSGLYAIACLQQYPHLRAMVWDRPAVLKIAAETAAEYGVADRLECIPGDMFHDPVPGNPDVILLSNVLHDWDIPQCEQLVSTMAAALPANGRLVVHDVYLNDALDGPKYLAEYSAALFTLTEGRAYSVAEYRTWLMQAGLTVDANVIPTLVHCGLINATKLA, encoded by the coding sequence ATGCCGCGATCCGCGCTGACCAAGCCGACCTTCGACCCGACGCCGATTTTTGAATTCGCCCGCAGTTCATTCGCTACCGAACTGCTCGCCGCCGCCGTCACGCACTTTGCCGTATTTGATACCCTGGCGGAAACCGGCCCGATTTCCGAAGCCGAATTGGGGCAACGACTTGGGTTGCAATCGCGCCCGCTGACGGTGCTGCTGACCATGCTGCGATCCATGCAGTTGTTGGACCGCGATGCCGAGGGTCGCGTGCAAGTCACCCCAATTGCCCACGAGCATCTGCGGCGCGGCGCGGAATTCGACATCAGCGAATATCTCGCCCTTTCCGCCGAGTTGCCCAGCGTCAAATCCCTGGTTGAACGACTTCGCACCAATTCGCCCACCGGCACCAAGCCCGACGAGAAATCCGCCTACATTTATCGCAAGGGCATCGATACCTCGATGGAAGAGGAGCGATCCGCCCGATTCCTGACGATGGCGCTCGCCGGCCGCGCCAAGAATTGTGCCCCATATCTGGCCGAAGGCATGCAGCTGCACTCCGCCGAACGGCTGCTGGATGTCGCGGGTGGTTCCGGACTGTATGCAATCGCCTGCCTGCAACAATATCCGCACCTGCGAGCGATGGTCTGGGATCGGCCCGCTGTGCTGAAAATCGCCGCCGAGACCGCTGCCGAATACGGTGTGGCCGATCGGTTGGAATGCATCCCCGGCGATATGTTCCATGACCCCGTGCCTGGAAATCCCGACGTGATTCTCCTTTCCAACGTGCTTCACGATTGGGATATTCCGCAATGCGAACAACTCGTGTCAACGATGGCGGCCGCACTTCCCGCCAACGGCCGACTGGTCGTCCATGATGTCTACTTAAACGACGCCCTGGATGGCCCCAAATACCTCGCCGAATACTCCGCCGCCCTCTTCACGCTGACCGAAGGCCGAGCCTACAGCGTCGCGGAATACCGCACCTGGCTGATGCAAGCCGGCCTCACCGTCGATGCGAACGTCATCCCCACACTCGTCCACTGCGGCCTCATCAACGCCACCAAACTTGCCTGA